GTGGTTGAGCCGCAATGACCTATGTCGTCACCGAGAACTGCATCGCCTGCAAATACACCGACTGCGTCGAGGTTTGCCCCGTGGATTGCTTCTACGAGGGCGAAAACACGCTGGTGATCCACCCGGACGAATGCATCGACTGCGGCGTCTGTGAGCCCGAGTGCCCGGCAGACGCGATCCGCCCGGACACCGAGCCGGACATGGAAAAGTGGGTCGAGTTCAACCGGAAGTATTCTGAACTGTGGCCCGTGATCATCACCAAGAAGGATCCTCTGCCGGAGGCGGAAGACCGGGATGGTGAAGAGGGCAAGATGGAGAAATATTTCTCCGAAGCACCCGGCGAGGGCGGCTGATTCGCCAAGCGGTCGGCGCAGCCTGTGCCCGATCGCCTTGAAAACGCTGAAAACCCTTACGCGTAAGGGCATTTCCGCTATGCATACGCCGCTCTGTCACAGGGCGGCAAAATATGCTATGATGATCCTGTAAATGAAGCATGGACACCTGGCCCCATCCACAGTGCTGCTCGCCTGTAGGATGGTTTTTTAGCGCTACAGATCAGGATCGGATGCGGTACCTGCCGTATGCGCCGTAACGTGTCTGACACGCTGCCCGTGCCGGGGCCTCTTGAGGAAGTAACTGAATGACCAAAGCGAAGAAATCTGAGTTCCGCCCTGACGATTTTGTGGTCTACCCGGCCCATGGCGTTGGCAAGATCCTCTCCATCGAGGAGCAGGAAATCGCGGGAATTCAGCTTGAGCTCTTCGTCATCTCTTTCGAAAAAGACAAGATGACGCTCCGCGTTCCCACCCACAAGGCCGCCGAAGTCGGCATGCGCACGCTCTCCAGCCCCGACATCGTCTCCAAGGCGATGGACACGCTGAAGGGCAAGGCGAAGGTGAAACGGGCCATGTGGTCCCGCCGGGCGCAGGAATACGAGCAAAAGATCAACTCCGGCGATCTGATCTCCATCGCGGAAGTGGTGCGCGATCTGCACCGCACCGATGATCAGCGTGAGCAAAGCTACTCCGAGCGCCAGCTCTACGAAGCCGCGCTGGAGCGTCTGACCCGCGAAGTGGCGGCTGTGGCCGGCACCGACGAGGACAAGGCCCAGAAACGCGTGGACGAGGTCCTGCTTTCCCGCGCCGCCTGATCCTTTCGGGATTTCGAAAAGAA
The sequence above is drawn from the Pseudoruegeria sp. SHC-113 genome and encodes:
- the fdxA gene encoding ferredoxin FdxA, with protein sequence MTYVVTENCIACKYTDCVEVCPVDCFYEGENTLVIHPDECIDCGVCEPECPADAIRPDTEPDMEKWVEFNRKYSELWPVIITKKDPLPEAEDRDGEEGKMEKYFSEAPGEGG
- a CDS encoding CarD family transcriptional regulator codes for the protein MTKAKKSEFRPDDFVVYPAHGVGKILSIEEQEIAGIQLELFVISFEKDKMTLRVPTHKAAEVGMRTLSSPDIVSKAMDTLKGKAKVKRAMWSRRAQEYEQKINSGDLISIAEVVRDLHRTDDQREQSYSERQLYEAALERLTREVAAVAGTDEDKAQKRVDEVLLSRAA